In Vibrio sp. FE10, the following are encoded in one genomic region:
- the fliI gene encoding flagellar protein export ATPase FliI: MLELANRLSQYKVEGLKSRPIASGKLVRVVGLTLEATGCKAPIGSLCLVETMSGQMEAEVVGFSGDNLFLMPSEQITGILPGARVTPVTSESGIPVGMELLGRVIDGVGNPLDGLGPIYTEQRASFNAEPINPLARKPISEPLDVGLKAINGLLTVGKGQRIGLFAGSGVGKSVTLGMMTRGTTAQVVVVGLIGERGREVKEFIEEILGEDGRKRSVVVAAPADSSPLMRLKGCQTALAVAEYFRDQGLDVLLLMDSLTRFAQAQREIALSVGEPPATKGYPPSVFAKLPALVERAGNGNDEQGSITAFFTVLTEGDDLQDPIADASRAILDGHIVLSREMADAGHYPAIDVEKSVSRVMPQITTEEHVLMSKAVRQVLSICRKNQDLVSIGAYKPGTEPAIDSAFTLKPRLDEYLQQKMKETVPYDMCVNMLKHVLGG; the protein is encoded by the coding sequence ATGCTTGAACTCGCGAATCGCCTAAGCCAATACAAAGTCGAAGGGCTGAAATCACGACCAATTGCCTCCGGTAAGTTGGTGCGTGTGGTTGGCTTAACGCTTGAGGCGACTGGCTGTAAAGCACCCATCGGCAGCTTGTGTTTGGTTGAAACCATGTCTGGTCAGATGGAAGCTGAAGTGGTTGGCTTCTCCGGTGATAATCTATTTTTGATGCCGAGTGAGCAAATCACGGGGATCTTACCGGGCGCACGAGTTACTCCGGTGACCTCTGAAAGCGGCATTCCTGTCGGGATGGAACTGCTTGGCCGTGTGATTGATGGTGTGGGTAACCCGCTTGATGGGCTAGGTCCAATCTATACTGAGCAACGCGCTTCATTTAACGCGGAACCCATTAACCCTTTAGCTCGTAAACCTATCTCTGAGCCGCTTGATGTCGGCTTAAAGGCCATCAATGGTTTGCTCACGGTGGGTAAAGGCCAACGTATTGGCCTGTTTGCGGGTTCTGGTGTTGGTAAGTCGGTCACGCTTGGCATGATGACTCGAGGTACAACGGCACAAGTGGTTGTAGTGGGTTTGATTGGTGAACGTGGACGAGAAGTAAAAGAATTTATTGAAGAGATTCTTGGCGAAGATGGCCGTAAACGTTCGGTTGTTGTCGCTGCTCCTGCGGATTCATCGCCATTAATGCGTTTGAAAGGCTGCCAGACTGCGTTGGCTGTTGCCGAGTATTTCCGAGACCAAGGCTTAGATGTTCTGCTGTTGATGGATTCACTGACCCGTTTTGCTCAAGCACAACGTGAGATCGCTCTGTCGGTCGGTGAGCCGCCAGCTACTAAAGGTTATCCGCCATCGGTATTTGCCAAGCTTCCTGCGCTGGTGGAAAGAGCGGGTAACGGTAACGATGAACAAGGTTCGATCACCGCTTTCTTTACGGTTCTAACTGAAGGTGATGACTTACAAGATCCGATTGCTGATGCGTCGCGAGCCATTTTGGATGGACACATTGTATTGTCCCGCGAGATGGCCGATGCGGGTCATTACCCTGCAATTGATGTAGAGAAGTCGGTCAGTCGTGTTATGCCTCAAATCACCACTGAAGAACATGTTTTGATGTCGAAAGCGGTGCGTCAAGTGCTGTCTATCTGTCGTAAGAACCAAGACTTGGTGTCGATTGGTGCCTATAAACCTGGGACTGAGCCTGCCATTGATAGTGCCTTCACCTTGAAACCGAGATTGGACGAGTACTTACAACAGAAAATGAAAGAAACGGTTCCTTATGACATGTGCGTCAACATGTTGAAGCATGTGTTAGGGGGCTAG
- the fliJ gene encoding flagellar export protein FliJ — MDNALEFLLDQAKDQENQAVLALNKANSELQGYYDQVSQIEKYRLDYCQQLVDRGKAGLTASQYGHLNRFLTQLDETLSKQREAEHHFKNQVDNCQDYWMELRKKRKSYEWLMEKKQKEKAKLQDQREQKQMDEFSTLMYGRKKM; from the coding sequence ATGGATAACGCGTTAGAATTTCTTCTCGATCAAGCGAAAGACCAAGAGAACCAAGCCGTATTGGCGCTAAACAAAGCGAATTCTGAGTTGCAAGGTTACTACGATCAGGTCTCGCAGATCGAAAAGTACCGACTGGATTATTGCCAGCAATTGGTCGACCGAGGTAAAGCGGGGCTTACAGCCAGCCAATATGGTCACTTGAATCGCTTTCTGACTCAGCTTGACGAAACGCTTTCCAAGCAAAGAGAAGCGGAACACCACTTCAAAAATCAGGTCGATAACTGCCAAGACTATTGGATGGAACTACGTAAAAAGCGTAAATCCTACGAGTGGTTGATGGAGAAAAAGCAGAAAGAGAAAGCCAAACTGCAAGACCAAAGAGAACAAAAACAAATGGATGAGTTCTCGACTCTGATGTATGGCCGAAAGAAGATGTGA
- a CDS encoding flagellar hook-length control protein FliK translates to MNVSLSSNSATNKTSSLLDTGSASPKVEETGDSKGFFESFKEALGFEESGSKATTKDADSASKSDAKQASTSGDDSASVKSSSAEGEASSEVTKGDSSEPKSTDAVSEAQTKQASAKLESEKVSNEKAVTEKMASEQESTLKGASPSNPSDDNTLTEKSLSKGEQPQGASQANAAMSEGNKLLGQLDEANKTLNQTPNGKGLPQQAQIDQAQGHIAGASAAGVSATGEMDKAGEAVQQANVANQESGLDVDSEIAVLTGGKGVSQLTDDEIRQLMDKGVTSEQIEASMSRELSQKNAANDVAAIQGQAISPADIELAKQVEAHTKALNQLNGQIDSEQSIVDGLLQKQQSGAKLSVDEQTALAKATSNLEILNQQLTNVQQQANALLSQAPDLNGTSGQPAAIDWDNTDSAEAKALAAVASTAAVATAAQQATSQMSSQAATNAVADKATMLHANNAHAAQQAAAQQLAAQQGNAASAQQAALDPSLTAQSLAMNAPVAATKAGSTDMLLKAGAGTAALSGLGKAGAKEDSKESTLAQQIASAAGVQGTATTGSAPTRAEIQAAQQAPLQLTKELANEQVAEKVQMMMSKNLKNLDIRLDPPELGQMKIRMTMNNDVANVHFTVSNQQARDMIEQTLPRLREMLAQQGMQLADSSVQQQNSGQSQDSYNNGEQQSGSNRTNDGQGDENLDNGSNLELNVASKRDGISYYA, encoded by the coding sequence ATGAATGTTAGTCTTTCCTCAAATTCAGCGACCAACAAAACGTCATCATTGTTGGACACCGGTTCTGCCTCTCCAAAGGTAGAAGAAACCGGCGACTCAAAAGGTTTCTTTGAGTCTTTCAAAGAAGCGCTAGGCTTTGAAGAAAGTGGCAGCAAAGCAACAACAAAAGATGCTGACAGCGCCTCTAAATCTGACGCTAAGCAAGCCTCTACTTCGGGTGATGACAGTGCATCGGTTAAATCGAGTTCAGCTGAAGGTGAAGCGTCTTCTGAGGTGACTAAAGGTGACAGTAGTGAGCCTAAGAGCACAGACGCTGTAAGTGAAGCTCAAACCAAGCAAGCTTCTGCAAAGTTGGAGTCTGAAAAAGTTTCTAATGAAAAAGCAGTCACTGAGAAAATGGCGTCTGAACAAGAATCGACACTGAAAGGCGCAAGCCCATCGAATCCAAGCGATGACAATACACTCACCGAGAAGTCACTATCCAAAGGGGAGCAACCTCAAGGTGCATCTCAAGCGAATGCTGCGATGAGTGAGGGTAATAAGTTACTTGGTCAGTTGGATGAGGCAAACAAAACGCTTAATCAGACACCGAACGGCAAAGGCTTGCCTCAGCAAGCACAGATAGACCAAGCTCAAGGTCATATCGCGGGTGCTTCTGCTGCAGGGGTTTCTGCTACAGGCGAAATGGACAAGGCAGGCGAAGCGGTACAACAAGCCAATGTCGCAAATCAAGAGAGTGGCTTGGACGTCGATTCTGAAATCGCAGTGCTTACCGGTGGTAAAGGCGTTTCTCAACTGACAGATGATGAAATTCGTCAATTGATGGACAAAGGCGTTACCTCCGAGCAAATCGAAGCGAGTATGAGCAGAGAGCTGAGCCAAAAAAATGCGGCCAATGATGTTGCGGCTATTCAAGGTCAAGCCATCTCGCCTGCAGATATTGAGCTCGCAAAGCAGGTTGAAGCTCATACCAAAGCGTTGAACCAATTGAATGGGCAAATCGACTCAGAACAGTCAATTGTCGATGGTCTGCTTCAAAAGCAACAAAGCGGCGCTAAGTTGTCGGTTGATGAGCAAACCGCTTTGGCGAAAGCAACGTCTAACCTCGAAATATTGAACCAGCAACTGACTAATGTTCAACAGCAAGCAAACGCTCTGTTAAGCCAAGCTCCGGACTTGAACGGTACATCAGGTCAACCAGCAGCGATTGATTGGGATAATACGGATTCTGCTGAAGCCAAAGCGTTAGCTGCAGTAGCATCGACAGCGGCTGTCGCGACGGCAGCGCAACAAGCGACATCACAGATGTCATCTCAAGCTGCAACTAATGCTGTGGCAGACAAGGCAACAATGTTACATGCCAATAATGCACACGCGGCTCAACAGGCTGCAGCTCAACAGTTAGCAGCTCAGCAGGGTAATGCCGCTTCTGCACAACAAGCCGCCTTGGACCCGAGTTTAACGGCGCAAAGCCTGGCAATGAATGCACCAGTAGCAGCAACGAAAGCGGGCTCAACGGATATGTTGCTCAAAGCTGGCGCTGGCACGGCCGCATTGTCTGGTCTTGGAAAAGCGGGTGCTAAAGAAGATTCCAAAGAGTCGACATTGGCTCAGCAGATAGCGTCTGCCGCGGGTGTTCAGGGTACTGCAACGACAGGTTCGGCTCCAACACGCGCTGAAATTCAAGCGGCTCAACAGGCTCCTTTGCAGCTCACTAAAGAACTGGCCAACGAGCAAGTTGCAGAAAAAGTACAAATGATGATGTCTAAGAATCTTAAGAACTTGGACATTCGTCTCGACCCGCCAGAATTGGGTCAGATGAAAATTCGCATGACCATGAATAATGACGTGGCGAACGTGCACTTTACAGTGAGCAATCAACAAGCCAGAGATATGATAGAGCAGACTTTGCCTCGCTTGAGAGAGATGCTTGCTCAACAAGGTATGCAACTGGCCGATTCGTCCGTTCAACAACAGAATTCTGGGCAAAGCCAAGATAGCTATAACAATGGTGAACAACAATCAGGCTCTAACCGCACAAATGATGGGCAAGGTGATGAAAACCTTGATAACGGCAGCAATCTTGAATTGAATGTCGCATCAAAGCGTGATGGAATTAGTTATTATGCCTAG
- the fliL gene encoding flagellar basal body-associated protein FliL, producing MFAEQAPGQKKSKLLIIIIAVVVLLLAIGAAVFFFMGSSDDASESKSQSATAVVAVEPVMYVNIPQPFLFNVTGDKKDRLVQIKAQLMVRGSKNEDLARYHSPLVESTLLATFASATVDQLRSPIGRVELRDKATEDIKASLAQAVGQPVIEKVLFTDFVIQ from the coding sequence ATGTTTGCAGAACAAGCCCCAGGTCAAAAGAAAAGTAAGCTACTTATAATCATAATTGCTGTCGTTGTTTTACTGCTTGCTATCGGTGCTGCTGTGTTCTTTTTTATGGGCTCTAGTGACGATGCCTCTGAATCGAAATCTCAGTCTGCTACCGCTGTAGTCGCGGTTGAACCTGTGATGTATGTTAATATTCCACAACCTTTTTTGTTCAATGTCACCGGTGACAAAAAAGATCGTCTGGTACAGATCAAAGCGCAGCTTATGGTGCGAGGCAGCAAGAATGAAGACCTTGCTCGATACCACTCTCCACTCGTTGAAAGTACGTTATTGGCGACATTTGCCTCTGCAACGGTAGACCAATTGCGCTCTCCGATAGGGCGAGTAGAACTTCGTGACAAGGCAACAGAAGATATTAAAGCAAGTCTGGCTCAAGCAGTGGGTCAGCCTGTTATTGAAAAAGTGTTATTCACTGACTTCGTAATTCAATAG
- the fliM gene encoding flagellar motor switch protein FliM, giving the protein MTDLLSQDEIDALLHGVDDVEEVEDVLESENENAVNFDFSSQDRIVRGRMPTLELINERFARHMRISLFNMLRKTAEVSINGVQMMKFGEYQNTLYVPTSLNMVRFRPLKGTALITMEARLVFILVENFFGGDGRFHAKIEGREFTPTERRIIQLLLKIVFEDYKEAWSPVMGVEFEYLDSEVNPSMANIVSPTEVIVVSSFHIEVDGGGGDFHVVMPYSMVEPIRELLDAGVQSDKMETDVRWSSALRDEIMDVPVNFRVNLLEQDISLRDLMELRPGDVIPMNMPEHATMFVEELPTYRVKMGRSGEKLAVQISEKIQRPHVVKTDLAFLGKDLMSELENSDDND; this is encoded by the coding sequence GTGACCGATTTATTAAGCCAAGACGAAATTGATGCGCTATTACATGGTGTCGACGATGTTGAAGAAGTTGAAGATGTCTTAGAGTCCGAAAACGAGAATGCGGTTAATTTCGACTTCTCATCTCAAGACCGAATCGTTCGTGGTCGAATGCCGACCCTTGAACTTATCAATGAGCGTTTCGCGCGTCATATGCGGATCAGTTTGTTTAATATGTTGCGAAAAACGGCTGAAGTGTCGATCAACGGCGTACAAATGATGAAATTTGGTGAGTACCAAAACACATTGTATGTACCCACCAGTTTAAACATGGTGCGTTTCCGTCCGCTAAAAGGTACGGCGCTGATCACCATGGAAGCTCGTCTTGTTTTCATCTTGGTAGAGAACTTCTTTGGTGGCGATGGACGTTTTCACGCCAAGATTGAAGGTCGTGAATTTACGCCAACGGAAAGACGAATTATTCAGCTACTGCTTAAAATTGTATTCGAAGACTACAAAGAAGCTTGGTCTCCCGTGATGGGCGTTGAGTTTGAATACTTGGATTCAGAAGTGAACCCGAGTATGGCGAATATTGTCAGCCCAACAGAAGTGATTGTTGTGAGTTCATTCCATATTGAGGTTGATGGCGGCGGCGGTGATTTCCACGTGGTTATGCCTTACTCAATGGTGGAGCCGATTCGTGAATTGCTTGATGCGGGTGTGCAATCAGACAAGATGGAAACCGACGTTCGTTGGAGTTCAGCATTGCGTGATGAAATCATGGATGTGCCAGTCAACTTCCGTGTCAATTTGCTCGAGCAAGATATCTCGCTGCGTGATTTGATGGAACTTCGTCCTGGGGATGTTATCCCGATGAATATGCCAGAACATGCCACGATGTTTGTTGAAGAACTACCAACCTATCGTGTGAAAATGGGCCGTTCAGGTGAAAAGCTGGCCGTACAGATTTCTGAAAAAATTCAAAGACCGCACGTGGTTAAAACCGATCTCGCTTTCCTAGGTAAAGATTTGATGTCTGAACTAGAAAATAGCGATGATAACGATTAG
- the fliN gene encoding flagellar motor switch protein FliN, translating to MEPSEDQKLADEWAAALGEDPSAPSIDVDDVLAAPLDELTDSSSPISEDERRKLDTIMDIPVTISMEVGRSQISIRNLLQLNQGSVVELDRIAGESLDVMVNGTLIAHGEVVVVNDKFGIRLTDVISQTERIKKLR from the coding sequence ATGGAACCTAGTGAAGATCAAAAGCTAGCAGACGAATGGGCTGCAGCACTTGGTGAAGACCCTTCAGCACCGTCAATTGATGTTGATGATGTTCTCGCGGCACCACTGGACGAGCTAACGGATTCGTCATCGCCGATTTCTGAAGATGAGCGTCGTAAACTGGATACCATCATGGATATCCCAGTGACCATTTCAATGGAAGTGGGCCGCTCTCAGATCAGTATCCGTAACTTACTTCAATTGAACCAAGGTTCGGTTGTTGAGCTAGACAGAATTGCTGGTGAATCACTGGATGTGATGGTAAACGGCACTTTGATCGCTCACGGCGAAGTGGTTGTCGTGAATGACAAGTTTGGTATTCGTTTGACTGACGTGATTAGCCAAACAGAACGTATTAAGAAGCTACGTTAA
- the fliO gene encoding flagellar biosynthetic protein FliO yields MSFSSQWLKAFSQRVTGMYRGIAGSRGILGIGLFSMPSIAFAATPPSLDLATTFGSLIFVIAFILFIAWLLKRMQVPTMSNQQGLSIVRQIAVGTKERIAIVQAGEDQYLVGITTQSIQLISKLDKPLTQEMLEKSTFSSQLSQLIKKDANK; encoded by the coding sequence ATGAGCTTTTCGTCTCAATGGCTGAAAGCTTTTTCTCAACGAGTGACAGGCATGTATCGAGGAATAGCGGGTTCTCGTGGAATATTAGGCATAGGCTTGTTCTCTATGCCTTCCATTGCCTTTGCTGCAACGCCGCCTTCTCTTGATTTAGCGACCACTTTTGGGTCGCTAATTTTCGTTATAGCCTTCATCTTGTTTATCGCTTGGCTGCTTAAGAGAATGCAAGTGCCAACAATGTCCAACCAACAAGGCTTGTCCATTGTGAGACAGATAGCGGTTGGGACAAAAGAACGTATTGCTATCGTTCAAGCGGGTGAGGATCAGTATCTAGTGGGTATCACTACCCAATCGATTCAGTTGATCTCTAAGCTTGATAAACCTCTTACTCAGGAGATGCTGGAAAAAAGCACATTCTCAAGTCAGCTTTCCCAGCTAATAAAAAAAGATGCAAACAAGTAA
- the fliP gene encoding flagellar type III secretion system pore protein FliP (The bacterial flagellar biogenesis protein FliP forms a type III secretion system (T3SS)-type pore required for flagellar assembly.): MQTSNGLLNSSYFYQSGVFRMVKVWLVPLILLCSLVFSVSVFAQAENGTVIPANTAGSESVTISTMEQDQAKSQTMTTGSLTGNGGGIPAFTMTTNANGGEDYSINLQILALMTMLGFLPAMVILMTSFTRIVVVMSILRQAMGLQQTPSNQVIIGIAIFLTFFIMSPVINQVNEQAVQPYLNEQISARQAFDVAQGPIKSFMLKQTRIKDLETFVEISGAEVTNPEDVSMAVLIPAFITSELKTAFQIGFMLFLPFLIIDLVVASVLMAMGMMMLSPMIVSLPFKLMLFVLVDGWNLILSTLAGSFAL, encoded by the coding sequence ATGCAAACAAGTAACGGACTTTTGAACTCATCTTACTTTTACCAAAGCGGAGTTTTCCGAATGGTGAAAGTGTGGTTGGTTCCGCTCATTCTCCTCTGCTCTCTAGTCTTCAGTGTGTCGGTATTTGCACAAGCTGAAAATGGCACCGTAATTCCTGCGAATACGGCTGGTTCAGAGTCGGTCACCATCAGTACGATGGAGCAAGACCAAGCCAAATCGCAAACCATGACTACTGGTAGTCTAACGGGCAATGGTGGCGGGATTCCTGCCTTTACCATGACCACCAATGCTAACGGTGGCGAAGACTACTCGATTAATTTACAAATCTTAGCCTTAATGACCATGCTTGGCTTCTTGCCAGCGATGGTGATTTTGATGACGTCGTTCACCCGTATTGTGGTGGTGATGTCTATCTTGCGTCAGGCGATGGGTTTGCAACAAACACCTTCAAACCAAGTCATCATTGGTATCGCGATATTTTTGACCTTCTTCATCATGTCTCCGGTGATCAATCAGGTCAATGAGCAAGCGGTTCAACCTTATCTGAATGAACAGATATCGGCACGACAGGCATTTGATGTCGCCCAAGGCCCGATTAAGTCGTTTATGCTTAAACAGACTCGAATTAAAGATCTGGAAACCTTTGTTGAGATCTCGGGCGCGGAAGTGACCAACCCTGAAGATGTTTCAATGGCGGTTTTAATTCCTGCGTTTATCACGTCAGAGCTAAAAACGGCATTCCAAATCGGCTTTATGCTGTTCTTGCCGTTCCTAATTATTGATTTAGTCGTTGCCTCGGTGCTGATGGCCATGGGTATGATGATGCTGTCACCGATGATTGTATCCTTGCCATTTAAGTTGATGCTGTTTGTTCTGGTTGATGGTTGGAACTTGATACTCTCCACACTCGCCGGCAGTTTTGCCTTGTAG
- the fliQ gene encoding flagellar biosynthesis protein FliQ: protein MNPEIFVELFRDALWMVLIMVCAIIIPSLLIGLVVAVFQAATSINEQTLSFLPRLIVTLLALMLFAHWMTQMMMEFFFELIERLPQVLY, encoded by the coding sequence ATGAATCCTGAAATATTCGTAGAGTTGTTCCGAGATGCATTGTGGATGGTACTGATAATGGTGTGCGCCATTATCATTCCTAGCCTGCTGATTGGTTTGGTCGTGGCGGTATTCCAAGCTGCAACCTCAATCAATGAACAAACCCTCAGCTTCTTGCCTCGTTTGATCGTAACTTTGTTGGCGTTAATGTTGTTTGCTCACTGGATGACGCAGATGATGATGGAGTTCTTTTTTGAACTCATTGAACGCTTACCACAAGTGTTGTATTAA